The following proteins are encoded in a genomic region of Neomicrococcus aestuarii:
- a CDS encoding ABC-F family ATP-binding cassette domain-containing protein encodes MISVSGLELRAGARLLMEDVSFRIDKGDKIGLVGRNGAGKTTLTRVLAGEGQAANGTVTRSGTLGYLPQDPRTPDMEQLGRDRILSARGLDRVVRDLKQAQTDMASEDPDVQNKAMRRYDRLEAEFLAGGGYAAESEAATICANLALDDRILEQPLKTLSGGQRRRVELARILYANADTLLLDEPTNHLDADSIAWLREFLKNHQGGLIVISHDTDLLEATVNKVLHLDANRGEIDVYNMDWKRYLMQRETDERARKRERANTEKKAQVLMDQANKMRAKATKAVAAQSMIKRAEKMLAGLQEERQTDRVAALRFPDPAPCGKTPLMAEGLSRSYGSLEIFTDVDLAIDRGSRVVILGLNGAGKTTLLRMLAGVDKPDTGQLIAGHGLKIGYYAQEHETLDHDRTVLENMRSAAPAHLGDADVRGILGSFMFTGDDVDKPAGVLSGGEKTRLALATIVASSANVLLLDEPTNNLDPASRHEILGALRTYTGAVVMVSHDEGAVQALNPERVVLLPDGAEDLWNDDYLDLVTLA; translated from the coding sequence GTGATTTCCGTTTCCGGCTTGGAGCTACGCGCAGGCGCGCGATTGTTGATGGAGGATGTGTCCTTCCGCATCGACAAGGGCGACAAAATCGGTCTCGTGGGCCGCAATGGCGCCGGTAAGACCACTCTTACTCGCGTGCTCGCGGGGGAGGGCCAAGCCGCTAACGGCACCGTGACCCGCAGCGGCACTTTGGGCTACTTGCCGCAGGATCCTCGCACCCCTGACATGGAGCAGCTGGGTCGCGACCGCATCCTTTCAGCGCGTGGCCTAGACCGCGTGGTGCGCGATCTCAAGCAAGCGCAAACGGACATGGCCAGCGAAGATCCGGACGTTCAAAACAAGGCGATGCGCCGTTACGATCGCTTGGAAGCAGAGTTCTTGGCTGGTGGCGGATACGCCGCTGAGTCTGAAGCTGCCACCATTTGTGCGAACCTTGCCTTGGATGACCGCATTCTGGAACAGCCGCTCAAGACTCTCTCCGGCGGACAGCGTCGCCGTGTTGAACTCGCGCGCATCTTGTACGCGAACGCCGACACGCTTCTGTTGGACGAACCCACCAACCACTTGGACGCAGATTCCATCGCCTGGTTGCGTGAATTCTTGAAGAATCACCAGGGCGGGCTGATCGTGATTTCCCACGACACCGACCTGCTGGAAGCCACCGTCAACAAGGTGCTGCACCTTGACGCCAACCGCGGCGAAATCGACGTGTACAACATGGACTGGAAGCGCTACTTGATGCAGCGCGAAACCGATGAGCGTGCCCGTAAGCGCGAACGCGCGAACACGGAAAAGAAGGCTCAGGTTCTCATGGATCAGGCCAACAAGATGCGCGCAAAGGCTACCAAGGCTGTGGCTGCTCAGAGCATGATCAAGCGCGCCGAAAAGATGCTCGCTGGACTTCAAGAAGAGCGTCAAACGGATCGCGTGGCAGCGTTGCGCTTCCCCGATCCAGCGCCGTGTGGAAAGACCCCGCTCATGGCGGAGGGCCTTTCCCGGTCCTACGGCTCGCTGGAGATCTTCACGGACGTTGATCTCGCAATCGACCGCGGTTCCCGTGTGGTCATCCTGGGCCTCAATGGCGCCGGCAAGACCACCTTGCTGCGCATGTTGGCAGGCGTTGATAAGCCGGATACCGGTCAGCTGATCGCAGGTCACGGCCTCAAGATCGGCTACTACGCTCAGGAACACGAAACCCTAGACCACGACCGCACGGTTCTGGAAAACATGCGCTCGGCTGCACCTGCCCACCTTGGCGACGCGGACGTCCGCGGCATTCTGGGTTCGTTCATGTTCACCGGTGATGACGTGGACAAGCCAGCTGGAGTCCTCTCCGGTGGTGAAAAGACCCGTCTCGCCTTGGCGACCATCGTGGCTTCGAGCGCTAACGTTTTGCTCCTCGATGAGCCAACGAACAACCTTGACCCGGCTTCGCGTCACGAGATCCTTGGCGCACTGCGAACCTACACAGGTGCCGTAGTGATGGTCAGCCACGATGAAGGCGCCGTTCAGGCCTTGAACCCCGAGCGCGTGGTGCTCTTGCCGGATGGCGCGGAGGACCTGTGGAACGACGATTACCTTGATCTGGTGACGCTCGCGTAG
- a CDS encoding SURF1 family cytochrome oxidase biogenesis protein, with product MYRFLISTRWFGWLILVCILTAIFVSLGNWQLDRRNSVVAEIQKIENNYNAEPIALSAVPTIFETLPADKKWTPVQLRGTYLTDQTTLVRNRPLDGSPGYEVLVPFQTTDGTIIAVDRGWLPIGNQTAGQPDTVPAPPSGTVTVVVRAKEGEPSVPRDAPEGQIASIELPKLAELTGLDLETGAYGVLVSEDPAVATMPESLPKPETSEGTHLSYAAQWFAFGVLAFIALGYAARQQARINREDKEAQEEAEARGEEAPVVHSAYRARRKPTKARRDGKLTDEEAEDRWIEENLS from the coding sequence GTGTACCGGTTCTTAATATCGACCCGATGGTTTGGCTGGCTCATTCTGGTGTGCATTCTCACCGCCATTTTCGTGAGCTTGGGAAACTGGCAACTAGACCGCCGCAACTCCGTGGTTGCCGAAATTCAGAAGATCGAGAATAACTACAACGCCGAGCCCATAGCGCTCAGCGCGGTACCCACGATCTTCGAGACGCTGCCTGCGGACAAGAAGTGGACTCCCGTGCAATTGCGGGGAACGTATCTCACCGATCAAACGACCCTGGTGCGGAACCGTCCTCTGGACGGTAGCCCGGGCTACGAAGTTCTAGTTCCTTTCCAAACCACCGACGGCACCATCATTGCGGTGGACCGCGGCTGGTTGCCCATCGGTAATCAAACGGCTGGCCAGCCTGACACCGTACCTGCACCGCCAAGCGGAACCGTGACCGTGGTGGTGCGTGCCAAGGAGGGCGAACCTTCCGTACCGCGCGATGCACCGGAAGGCCAGATCGCCTCCATTGAACTCCCCAAGCTCGCGGAGCTCACCGGTCTGGACCTTGAGACCGGCGCCTACGGAGTCTTGGTCTCGGAGGATCCCGCTGTGGCCACCATGCCCGAATCCTTGCCGAAGCCTGAGACCAGTGAGGGTACGCACTTGTCCTACGCCGCGCAGTGGTTTGCCTTTGGCGTCCTAGCGTTTATTGCCTTGGGTTATGCAGCGCGCCAGCAAGCGCGCATCAACCGCGAGGACAAAGAAGCGCAGGAAGAAGCCGAGGCTCGCGGCGAAGAAGCACCTGTGGTCCACTCGGCCTACCGGGCGCGGCGCAAACCCACTAAGGCGCGACGCGACGGCAAACTCACCGATGAAGAAGCTGAAGATCGTTGGATTGAGGAGAATCTCTCGTAG
- a CDS encoding DUF3099 domain-containing protein: MNRILRARRARSADQEPAFLITDARPGASIDEHSRIVKYSVSMGVRVLCFILAFFVQGWLQILCLVAAVVLPYFAVIIANGRPSVMPEGRTAQFMDDIPSQDDDAARDILEGELIGSPDSGDEQQAKESNAKERYAA; encoded by the coding sequence ATGAACAGAATTTTGAGAGCGAGACGTGCGCGCTCAGCCGATCAAGAACCGGCTTTTCTCATTACTGATGCGCGCCCCGGGGCCTCAATCGACGAGCACTCACGCATCGTCAAGTACAGTGTTTCAATGGGCGTCCGCGTGCTCTGCTTTATTCTGGCGTTCTTCGTTCAGGGTTGGCTCCAGATCCTTTGCCTCGTTGCGGCCGTCGTGCTCCCCTATTTTGCGGTGATCATTGCCAATGGCCGTCCCAGCGTGATGCCGGAGGGCCGCACAGCTCAGTTCATGGATGACATTCCTTCACAGGACGACGACGCAGCTCGGGACATACTCGAAGGCGAGTTAATTGGGTCACCGGATAGCGGCGACGAGCAGCAAGCGAAAGAATCGAACGCTAAGGAAAGGTACGCGGCATGA
- a CDS encoding beta-ketoacyl-ACP reductase, giving the protein MANEQEQTGRSVLVTGGTRGIGLAIAQAFLANGDKVAVTYRSGEVPEGMLGVKADVTDAESIDAAFTEVEAQHGPVEVLVANAGVTKDTLLLRMSEEDFTSVIDTNLTGAFRVVKRASKGMIRLKKGRVVLISSVVGLLGSAGQINYAASKSGLIGIARSLTRELGSRGITANVVAPGYIDTDMTAALPEDMKKQYMQSIPAGRFADPSEVANVVRWLSSDEAAYISGAVIPVDGGLGMGH; this is encoded by the coding sequence GTGGCTAACGAGCAAGAGCAAACCGGACGTAGCGTCCTCGTCACTGGTGGTACCCGCGGGATTGGTCTCGCCATTGCCCAAGCATTCCTTGCCAACGGTGACAAGGTGGCAGTGACGTACCGCTCGGGAGAAGTCCCTGAAGGGATGTTGGGCGTCAAGGCCGATGTCACGGATGCCGAATCAATTGACGCAGCGTTCACGGAGGTAGAAGCGCAGCACGGGCCAGTAGAAGTTTTGGTGGCCAATGCCGGTGTCACTAAGGACACGTTGCTGCTTCGCATGAGCGAAGAGGACTTCACCTCAGTGATTGATACGAATCTCACCGGTGCTTTCCGCGTGGTCAAGCGTGCCTCCAAGGGCATGATCCGCCTCAAGAAGGGCCGCGTTGTGCTCATCTCTTCGGTGGTTGGCCTTTTGGGTTCCGCTGGACAGATCAACTACGCAGCTTCTAAATCTGGCCTGATTGGCATCGCTCGTTCGCTGACGCGTGAACTGGGCTCTCGTGGAATCACCGCCAACGTGGTGGCTCCCGGTTACATCGATACGGATATGACCGCCGCTCTGCCGGAGGACATGAAGAAGCAGTACATGCAGTCCATTCCAGCTGGCCGCTTTGCAGACCCCTCCGAGGTCGCCAACGTGGTGCGCTGGCTCTCCAGCGACGAAGCAGCCTACATTTCCGGCGCTGTCATCCCCGTGGATGGCGGTTTGGGCATGGGGCACTAA
- a CDS encoding SDR family oxidoreductase, giving the protein MGSLEGKSAIVTGSSRGIGADTAKLLAADGAGVVINYRQKAPRANKVVKEITEAGGRAVAVGADLTTAEGAQALVDAAVENFGGLDILVLNASGGMESGMGDDYALRLNRDAQVGMVQAALPAMKNGGRIVFVTSHQAHFIDKVSTMDAYEPVARSKRAGEVALRDMVPSLQESGVSLVVVSGDMIEGTITATLLDRAEPGAIEARREAAGKLYSVEEFAAEVAAMVTADVESGHTEYVGGAEDFLKQHGN; this is encoded by the coding sequence GTGGGTTCACTCGAAGGAAAGTCCGCCATTGTCACCGGTTCCTCCCGTGGCATCGGCGCCGACACCGCTAAGCTCCTCGCCGCAGACGGCGCGGGCGTGGTCATCAACTACCGTCAGAAGGCACCTCGCGCCAACAAGGTCGTCAAGGAGATTACCGAGGCTGGCGGCCGCGCCGTAGCCGTGGGCGCTGACCTCACCACGGCAGAGGGCGCTCAGGCGCTCGTCGACGCAGCCGTGGAGAATTTCGGCGGACTCGACATTCTAGTTCTTAACGCTTCCGGCGGCATGGAATCTGGCATGGGCGATGACTACGCGTTGCGTTTGAACCGTGACGCTCAGGTGGGAATGGTTCAAGCCGCGCTTCCTGCCATGAAGAACGGCGGCCGCATTGTGTTTGTGACCAGCCACCAGGCTCACTTCATTGACAAGGTATCCACCATGGACGCTTACGAGCCCGTTGCGCGCTCCAAGCGCGCTGGCGAAGTTGCGCTCCGTGACATGGTTCCTTCCCTTCAAGAATCCGGCGTAAGTCTTGTGGTGGTATCCGGAGACATGATCGAAGGCACCATCACCGCAACGTTGCTGGACCGCGCAGAGCCGGGCGCCATCGAAGCCCGACGCGAGGCCGCTGGCAAGCTCTACTCGGTAGAAGAGTTCGCGGCCGAGGTGGCTGCGATGGTCACTGCTGACGTCGAATCCGGCCACACCGAATACGTGGGCGGCGCAGAAGACTTCTTGAAGCAGCACGGGAACTAA
- a CDS encoding IS3 family transposase (programmed frameshift) yields MPKQFPPEVRDRAVRMTMDRLSEYPSVYAACKALAPKLGVGPESLRRWVVQAQIDAGEKTGPSTDELEEIKRLRAEVRDLKESNEILKQASNFLREGARPSPPLICRFIDEMRAEGYAVESICAVLREQGVRVAARTYRAWKKRLPALRTIEDARLTDALRAVKVPDAKGRPRPEIIYGRRKMTQWLRRNGFPEASKHTVDRLMREEGMNGLVRGRKTRTTIPGKDGRRAGDLVNRDFTAAAPNQIWVTDFTYVPVYSGFVYVALVIDLYSRAILGWETSTVKDTAFVEHCLRMALWRREHTSRPAPTGLIHHSDAGSQYTSIRYTDTLALEGLQPSIGSVGDAYDNAAAETVMGLFKNEAVAKDSPFRSGALKTETDVMEIVFEWVHWYNNERLHSALDHQTPEEYEQTYYDLQTSSLPDDAANKQAA; encoded by the exons ATGCCCAAGCAGTTCCCGCCCGAAGTTCGTGACCGTGCAGTGCGCATGACCATGGATCGGTTGTCCGAATACCCGTCTGTCTATGCTGCCTGCAAGGCACTGGCCCCGAAGCTCGGGGTGGGCCCTGAATCGCTCCGGCGCTGGGTTGTCCAGGCTCAGATCGATGCCGGTGAGAAGACCGGACCAAGCACTGATGAGTTGGAGGAAATCAAGCGGCTCCGGGCTGAGGTGCGGGACTTGAAAGAGTCTAACGAGATCCTGAAACAGGCCTCGA ATTTTCTTCGCGAGGGAGCTCGACCCTCGCCGCCGTTGATCTGTCGATTCATCGACGAAATGCGCGCTGAAGGTTACGCGGTCGAGTCGATCTGTGCCGTCCTGCGGGAGCAGGGCGTGCGGGTCGCCGCACGAACCTACCGGGCGTGGAAGAAACGCCTTCCAGCCCTGCGCACCATCGAAGACGCCCGCCTCACCGATGCACTTCGTGCTGTGAAAGTCCCCGACGCGAAGGGACGCCCCCGTCCCGAGATCATCTACGGACGGCGGAAAATGACACAGTGGCTGCGCCGTAACGGCTTCCCGGAAGCCTCCAAACACACCGTGGACCGGCTCATGCGCGAAGAAGGCATGAACGGGCTCGTCAGAGGCCGCAAGACCCGCACCACCATCCCCGGCAAGGACGGCCGCCGTGCCGGGGACCTGGTGAACCGGGACTTCACCGCCGCGGCTCCGAACCAGATCTGGGTCACTGATTTTACGTACGTCCCGGTCTACTCCGGATTCGTCTACGTTGCCCTGGTCATCGACCTGTATTCCCGGGCGATCCTCGGCTGGGAAACTTCAACCGTCAAGGACACCGCGTTTGTCGAACACTGCCTGCGGATGGCCTTGTGGCGGCGCGAACACACCAGCCGCCCGGCACCGACGGGACTAATTCACCACAGCGATGCCGGAAGCCAGTACACCTCGATCCGGTACACCGACACCCTGGCCTTGGAGGGCCTACAACCGTCCATTGGCAGCGTTGGTGACGCCTATGACAACGCAGCAGCCGAGACCGTGATGGGGTTGTTCAAGAACGAGGCCGTTGCGAAGGATTCACCGTTCCGCAGCGGGGCGTTGAAGACCGAAACCGACGTCATGGAAATCGTCTTCGAGTGGGTCCACTGGTACAACAACGAACGCCTGCATTCCGCCCTGGACCACCAAACGCCAGAGGAATACGAGCAGACATATTATGATCTACAAACCAGCTCGTTACCCGACGACGCCGCCAACAAACAAGCGGCATGA
- a CDS encoding VanW family protein, with translation MTAKNTSDSTSSASKGSAKSKKKAWIISSAAVVLVACGYGGAAYALQDQVPRDAQVEGVEVGGLSYAAALSALKESFGDELQEKVMVVSGDDRVALTPEKAGLGLDYEGTLDGLTGFTLDPVALYQRVFGGTNIPLKTSADTAVLGNALETAAETLNRDPKEGKLSFSNGKVVFDEPTDGVSVDLEKTEEAVASEWRNESREVEAVTETVDPKMPASAFTDAREQAEALVSGNITVKAGAYNAVLTPNALANASAFTTEDSKVSLVVGNNKLTNAVIAANSSLKSTARDASVVFKNQVPVVVASRTGRAIDNTGLNSKVLEASTTEARTASVAFTEVQPEVTTAEVKSWGLTKKIVEFATPYPTYDSTRTKNLVAGAKKVTGVIVQPGEVFSLENALGPITTANGFFESGVVEDGFSTTAVGGGLSQISTQLFNVGFLGGMDDVEHRPHSRWFDRYPAGREATLWSGQIDMKWRNTTDKPVLIQTYVTDSEVVSVLWGTKKWNVTVSSTDPYNKTEPETVYNEAEKCVPETGGQEGFTITTTRTRTNGSASLPTDKLTWTYRPWNEVICGEDPDKKD, from the coding sequence ATGACTGCAAAGAACACGTCAGATTCCACTTCGTCCGCGAGCAAGGGCTCCGCGAAGTCGAAGAAGAAGGCCTGGATCATCTCGAGCGCCGCCGTGGTGCTCGTAGCCTGTGGTTATGGTGGCGCGGCGTATGCGCTCCAAGATCAAGTTCCACGCGATGCCCAGGTTGAAGGCGTCGAAGTTGGCGGATTGTCCTATGCGGCTGCGCTCTCGGCGCTCAAGGAGTCGTTTGGGGACGAGCTCCAAGAAAAGGTCATGGTGGTTTCCGGAGACGATCGCGTCGCTCTGACACCTGAAAAAGCGGGACTGGGCTTGGACTACGAAGGAACCCTCGACGGATTAACCGGATTCACTTTGGACCCAGTGGCTCTGTACCAACGGGTGTTCGGCGGCACCAACATACCGCTGAAGACCTCCGCAGATACTGCGGTCCTGGGCAACGCGCTTGAAACCGCTGCGGAAACCTTGAATCGTGATCCGAAAGAGGGCAAGCTCTCCTTCTCCAACGGAAAAGTTGTCTTCGACGAGCCAACCGACGGCGTCTCCGTAGATCTCGAGAAAACCGAAGAGGCAGTGGCGAGCGAGTGGCGCAACGAATCACGCGAAGTTGAGGCCGTCACTGAGACTGTGGATCCCAAGATGCCAGCATCCGCTTTCACTGATGCTCGCGAACAAGCCGAAGCCTTGGTCAGCGGAAATATCACCGTGAAGGCTGGTGCTTACAACGCTGTTCTGACTCCTAACGCATTGGCCAACGCCTCAGCCTTCACCACCGAGGATTCCAAGGTCAGCTTGGTGGTCGGCAACAACAAACTGACCAACGCGGTGATCGCAGCAAATTCCAGCTTAAAGTCGACGGCGCGGGACGCCAGTGTGGTCTTCAAAAACCAAGTGCCTGTAGTCGTGGCTAGTCGGACTGGACGCGCGATCGACAACACTGGCTTGAACAGCAAAGTGCTCGAAGCCAGCACCACTGAGGCCCGAACCGCCAGCGTCGCCTTCACGGAGGTACAGCCCGAAGTCACCACAGCTGAAGTGAAGAGCTGGGGTCTGACCAAGAAGATCGTGGAGTTCGCAACGCCGTACCCCACGTACGATTCCACTCGCACCAAGAACCTTGTTGCTGGCGCTAAGAAGGTCACCGGCGTAATTGTTCAGCCCGGCGAAGTATTCTCCCTCGAAAACGCTTTGGGCCCTATCACCACCGCTAACGGATTTTTTGAGTCCGGCGTTGTCGAGGACGGCTTCTCCACTACCGCCGTGGGCGGCGGCCTGTCCCAAATCTCCACGCAGTTGTTCAACGTGGGATTCTTGGGCGGCATGGATGACGTGGAGCACCGTCCACACTCCCGATGGTTTGATCGATACCCCGCCGGACGTGAAGCCACCTTGTGGTCAGGCCAGATCGATATGAAATGGCGCAACACCACTGACAAACCGGTCCTGATCCAAACTTACGTCACGGATTCCGAGGTTGTTTCCGTGCTGTGGGGTACCAAGAAGTGGAACGTCACTGTTTCATCGACTGATCCCTACAACAAAACTGAGCCCGAGACCGTTTACAACGAAGCGGAGAAGTGCGTGCCTGAAACTGGTGGCCAGGAAGGCTTCACCATCACCACCACCCGAACGCGCACCAACGGTTCTGCCTCCTTGCCCACGGACAAACTGACATGGACGTACCGGCCGTGGAACGAAGTGATCTGCGGCGAGGATCCCGACAAAAAAGACTAG
- the serB gene encoding phosphoserine phosphatase SerB: MSQNHLSESSALPQSVVAWKISESGEISGSRWDYDAAAHDEQIAAALAPFGVGEDSVGAGSGSHYDGFAKVPTSLLAAEKVLVVTDVDSTLIEQEVIEMLASHAGKEAEVAAVTEAAMRGELDFAQSLRERVATLAGLPESIIAEVVERVEFTPGAFQLAQALHLQNNKLVAVSGGFNQVLAPLAEKIGLDAFAANELEIVDGHLTGRVVGEIVDRAAKARYVKQWAEEFGVPLSATIAVGDGANDIDMLETAGIGVAFCAKPALEAVASVVVRQRRLDILPLLWGI; this comes from the coding sequence ATGAGCCAAAATCACTTGTCCGAGTCCTCAGCCCTCCCCCAGTCCGTGGTTGCCTGGAAGATTTCCGAGTCTGGTGAAATTTCCGGATCCCGCTGGGATTACGACGCCGCCGCTCACGACGAGCAGATCGCTGCGGCTCTCGCTCCGTTCGGGGTTGGCGAAGATTCCGTGGGCGCCGGCTCAGGCTCGCATTACGACGGCTTCGCTAAGGTTCCCACGAGCCTTCTGGCTGCAGAGAAGGTGCTGGTAGTCACGGACGTTGACTCCACGCTGATTGAACAAGAAGTGATTGAAATGCTGGCCTCCCACGCTGGCAAAGAAGCAGAGGTTGCGGCTGTCACGGAAGCCGCAATGCGCGGTGAACTTGATTTTGCGCAAAGCTTGCGTGAACGCGTCGCAACGCTCGCCGGACTTCCGGAAAGCATCATCGCTGAGGTGGTGGAACGCGTGGAGTTCACACCCGGCGCCTTCCAACTGGCGCAAGCGCTGCACTTGCAGAACAACAAGCTGGTGGCGGTGTCCGGTGGATTCAACCAGGTGTTGGCACCGTTGGCCGAAAAGATTGGTTTGGACGCCTTTGCCGCGAACGAGCTCGAGATCGTGGACGGTCACCTCACTGGTCGTGTGGTCGGCGAAATCGTGGACCGTGCCGCTAAAGCCCGCTACGTGAAGCAATGGGCCGAAGAGTTCGGCGTACCGCTTTCCGCAACCATCGCCGTCGGCGACGGGGCCAACGATATTGACATGCTCGAAACTGCCGGCATTGGTGTGGCCTTCTGCGCTAAGCCCGCACTCGAAGCGGTAGCCAGCGTCGTCGTACGCCAGCGCCGCCTCGACATCTTGCCGTTGTTGTGGGGAATCTAG
- a CDS encoding ABC transporter ATP-binding protein → MVQVLEFVDVDVVRGHKEILKKFSWEVDEGERWVVLGPNGAGKTTLLQLASTRMHPTRGTVSVFEEQLGKVDVFELRPLIGLSSAALLNHIRGDEKVLDVVLTAAYGMTGRWREEYEKLDERRAFQLLHEWGMSTMINRKFASLSEGERKRVQIARALMTDPELLLLDEPGAGLDLAGREDLVKRLTTLAQDGAAPTLVLVTHHLEEIPPGFTHALLIRDGEKVAAGPLAEVMTEENLSTTFDAKLRLMQTEGRFMAVAAQ, encoded by the coding sequence ATGGTGCAAGTGCTTGAGTTCGTAGACGTTGATGTGGTCCGTGGCCACAAAGAGATTTTGAAGAAGTTTTCGTGGGAAGTAGACGAAGGTGAACGTTGGGTAGTTCTAGGCCCTAACGGCGCCGGAAAGACCACGCTCCTTCAGCTGGCTTCCACGCGCATGCACCCCACCCGGGGCACGGTTTCCGTGTTTGAAGAGCAGCTGGGCAAGGTGGATGTCTTCGAGCTTCGCCCGCTGATCGGCTTGAGCTCGGCGGCTCTGCTCAACCACATCCGTGGCGATGAGAAGGTACTCGACGTGGTGCTGACGGCTGCCTACGGCATGACCGGACGCTGGCGTGAAGAATACGAGAAGCTCGATGAGCGTCGCGCGTTCCAGCTCTTGCACGAGTGGGGCATGTCCACCATGATCAACCGCAAGTTCGCCTCGCTGTCCGAAGGCGAGCGTAAGCGCGTACAGATCGCTCGCGCGCTCATGACGGATCCTGAACTGTTGCTGTTGGATGAGCCGGGTGCCGGGTTGGACCTCGCAGGCCGTGAAGACCTCGTTAAGCGACTGACCACGCTGGCCCAAGATGGTGCCGCGCCTACTTTGGTGCTCGTGACGCACCACCTCGAAGAAATCCCACCCGGATTCACGCACGCCCTCCTGATTCGCGATGGCGAAAAGGTAGCCGCCGGACCGCTTGCCGAGGTGATGACGGAAGAGAACCTGTCCACCACCTTCGACGCGAAGCTCCGCCTCATGCAGACTGAGGGACGATTCATGGCGGTCGCCGCCCAGTAA
- a CDS encoding sulfite exporter TauE/SafE family protein, with protein MDFWRELIILLGGLWAGTINTIVGSGSLVTFPILVALGYAPVNAVVSNAMGLVAGGFSGAWGYRREAASVKTVLLKLLPVSLVGGLLGAYLLLHLPETVFGYVAPVLILLAVLLVIFQPALSAWARQRAGERNSDPADADKQKLPVLLYVLVFLTGIYGGYFTAAQGVILMGIFGVFLHASLQQSNAIKVILSLVVNLVAAISYLLFAWERIHWEAVLLIAVGSLIGGFVGAKIGRKLSPNILRLVIVILGTVAFINMIFKLING; from the coding sequence ATGGATTTTTGGCGCGAACTCATCATCCTGCTCGGAGGCCTCTGGGCGGGAACCATCAACACGATCGTGGGCTCCGGCTCCCTCGTGACCTTCCCCATTCTCGTGGCGCTTGGCTACGCGCCGGTCAACGCCGTAGTTTCCAACGCCATGGGCCTTGTTGCCGGTGGCTTCTCCGGTGCGTGGGGATATCGCCGCGAAGCGGCCTCCGTGAAGACGGTCCTGCTGAAGCTGTTGCCTGTGTCCCTCGTGGGCGGCCTCTTGGGCGCCTACCTGCTGTTGCATTTGCCCGAAACCGTGTTTGGTTACGTGGCGCCCGTTCTGATCTTGCTCGCCGTGCTTTTGGTGATCTTCCAGCCGGCATTGTCCGCCTGGGCGCGCCAGCGTGCGGGGGAGCGCAACTCAGATCCCGCTGACGCGGACAAGCAAAAACTACCCGTCCTGTTGTATGTCTTGGTGTTCTTGACGGGAATCTACGGCGGATACTTCACCGCCGCTCAGGGCGTCATCCTGATGGGAATCTTCGGAGTCTTCCTGCACGCCAGCCTGCAGCAGTCCAATGCCATCAAGGTGATCCTGTCCCTCGTGGTGAATCTAGTCGCCGCTATCTCCTATTTGCTGTTCGCCTGGGAGCGAATCCACTGGGAGGCCGTCCTGCTGATCGCGGTCGGCAGTCTGATCGGCGGTTTTGTGGGAGCCAAGATCGGCAGGAAGCTTTCGCCAAATATCTTGCGACTCGTGATCGTCATTCTGGGCACCGTGGCCTTTATCAACATGATCTTCAAGCTCATCAACGGCTAG